The proteins below are encoded in one region of Epinephelus lanceolatus isolate andai-2023 chromosome 7, ASM4190304v1, whole genome shotgun sequence:
- the lonrf4 gene encoding LON peptidase N-terminal domain and RING finger protein 1, with amino-acid sequence MDLLECPLCLFLMCEPVTMSCGHTFCRRCVGGYLPSKCPSCKERLKQREVKSVKNNVLLISVVEKCCPDETKTKCHILEKLKANEFSEAFRIANEGLHLVPDDQSLKLYRAEANWGLMRFSDALTDLDYLCCLRPNWTEGFFRKGNVLLEMGQQTDALIQFHRCLKLQADFVPAKSQIKKILETEGMAVPEEVPCILQVVSEYLKGPCPITSLSGSQGPTHPEGLKHRGDDGDGEGRRESHQGSKVKHDTGTECCLSLCQAVSFLPAAEEDEEMMMRKEDGHGMGESGRSREKTLSVLTVSDFECPLCIRLFFEPVTTPCGHTFCKNCIERSLDHNLRCPLCKQPLQEYFKNRKYNPTVLLQDIMTRLFPSQLAERKQVHEAEMAELSNLTKDIPIFVCTVAYPGVPCPLHIFEPRYRLMMRRCMETGTKKFGMCSYEHGKGFADYGCMLEILSLELLPDGRSFVDTVGGSRFRVLKRGQRDGYHTADIEYLEDLKVDGSEMELLEHLHDSVYQQAQDWYQRLGSRIREQINRQYGTMPDKEEDIQASSDGPAWCWWLLSVLQLDPAYQTTVLSLTSLKDRLGHLRLVLEYFSQS; translated from the exons ATGGATCTGCTGGAGTGTCcgctctgtctctttctgaTGTGCGAGCCGGTGACCATGTCGTGCGGCCACACGTTCTGCCGGAGATGCGTCGGGGGTTACCTCCCGTCCAAATGCCCGTCGTGCAAAGAGAGGTTAAAACAACGAGAGGTGAAAAGCGTGAAGAACAACGTCTTGCTCATCAGCGTGGTGGAGAAGTGCTGCCCCGACGAGACAAAGACCAAGTGCCATATACTGGAGAAGCTCAAGGCCAACGAGTTCTCGGAAGCTTTTCGCATCGCGAACGAGGGGCTGCATTTAG TCCCAGACGATCAGAGCTTGAAACTGTACAGAGCTGAAGCTAACTGGGGCCTGATGCGTTTCTCTGACGCTCTGACGGACCTCGACTACCTCTGCTGCCTTCGTCCCAACTGGACTGAG GGCTTCTTTCGTAAAGGGAATGTACTGCTGGAAATGGGTCAGCAGACAGATGCCCTCATCCAGTTCCATCGTTGCCTAAAACTTCAAGCTGACTTTGTTCCGGCAAAGAGCCAGATCAAGAAG ATCCTGGAGACGGAGGGCATGGCAGTGCCGGAGGAGGTGCCGTGCATCTTGCAAGTTGTGTCTGAGTACCTGAAAGGGCCCTGCCCCATCACCAGCCTCAGCGGCTCCCAGGGGCCTACTCACCCAGAGGGCCTCAAACATCGTGGGGATGATGGAGATggagaaggaaggagagagtCACACCAG GGCTCCAAGGTGAAGCATGACACGGGTACTGAGTGCTGCCTCAGCCTCTGCCAAGCTGTTTCCTTCCTCCCTGCCGCCGAGGAGGACGaggagatgatgatgaggaaGGAAGATGGGCATGGCATGG GTGAAAGTGGGCGCAGCAGAGAGAAAACTCTGAGCGTTCTTACTGTGTCAGACTTTGAGTGCCCTCTCTGCATCAG gTTGTTTTTCGAGCCAGTCACTACTCCCTGTGGTCACACCTTCTGTAAAAACTGCATAGAGCGGAGTCTGGATCACAACCTCCGCTGTCCACTCTGCAAACAGCCACTACAAGAG TACTTCAAAAACAGGAAGTATAACCCCACAGTTCTGCTTCAGGACATCATGACCCGCCTTTTCCCCTCACAGCTGGCCGAGAGGAAACAGGTCCATGAAGCTGAGATGGCTGAACTGTCCAA TCTAACTAAAGACATCCCTATATTCGTTTGCACGGTGGCCTACCCTGGAGTGCCCTGCCCCCTGCACATCTTTGAGCCTCGATACCGGCTGATGATGCGTCGCTGCATGGAGACTGGCACCAAGAAGTTTGGCATGTGCAGCTATGAGCATGGCAAGGG GTTTGCAGACTATGGCTGCATGCTGGAGATCCtcagtctggagctgctgcctgatGGGCGGTCCTTTGTGGACACAGTGGGTGGCAGCAGATTCAGGGTGCTTAAGAGAGGTCAGCGGGATGGCTACCACACTGCTGATATCGAGTACCTGGAGGACCTCAAG GTTGATGGTAGTGAGATGGAGCTTTTGGAGCATCTCCATGACAGTGTGTATCAGCAGGCTCAGGACTGGTACCAGCGCCTCGGCAGCCGCATTCGCGAGCAGATCAACAGACAGTATGGCACCATGCCAGATAAGGAGGAAGACATTCAG GCCTCGTCTGATGGTCCGGCCTGGTGCTGGTGGCTGCTGTCTGTCCTCCAGCTGGACCCTGCCTATCAAACAACTGTCCTGTCCCTGACATCACTCAAAGACCGCCTGGGACACCTCCGCCTCGTCCTTGAGTACTTCTCTCAGAGCTAG
- the med7 gene encoding mediator of RNA polymerase II transcription subunit 7, which translates to MGEPQQVSALPPPPMQYIKEYTDENIRKGLAPKPPPPIRDNYMMFGNQFQCDDLIIRPLESQGIERLHPMQFDHKRELKKLNMSILVNFLDLLDILIKSPGSIKREEKLEDLKLLFVHMHHLINEYRPHQARETLRVMMEVQKRQRLETAERFQKHLERVVEMIQGCLASLPDDLPQMEGSDGASDGTRSVPAAASVGCSSGQAPRLKTEPMDVEEAGASCMAAGNQDKSAPASKRDKIWDKDAAMCSIIDEIA; encoded by the coding sequence ATGGGTGAACCACAGCAGGTCAGTGCCCTGCCCCCTCCGCCTATGCAGTACATCAAAGAatacacagatgaaaacatcCGCAAAGGTCTGGCTCCTAAGCCACCTCCACCCATCAGAGACAACTACATGATGTTTGGTAACCAGTTCCAGTGTGACGACCTCATCATCCGGCCACTAGAGAGCCAAGGTATTGAGAGGCTCCATCCTATGCAGTTTGACCACAAAAGGGAGCTTAAGAAGCTCAACATGTCCATTCTCGTGAACTTTCTGGACCTTCTGGACATCCTTATCAAAAGCCCCGGCAGTATAAAGCGTGAAGAGAAGCTGGAGGACTTGAAGCTTCTGTTTGTTCATATGCACCATCTGATAAATGAGTACAGGCCACATCAAGCCAGGGAGACACTGAGGGTGATGATGGAGGTGCAGAAGAGACAGAGGCTAGAGACAGCTGAGAGGTtccagaaacatctggagaggGTGGTGGAGATGATCCAGGGGTGCCTTGCGTCCTTACCTGATGACTTACCACAGATGGAGGGTTCGGATGGTGCTAGCGATGGGACAAGGAGTGTGCCTGCAGCAGCTAGTGTTGGTTGCTCATCTGGGCAGGCCCCTAGACTGAAAACTGAACCAATGGATGTAGAGGAAGCAGGTGCTAGCTGTATGGCAGCAGGTAACCAGGACAAGAGCGCCCCTGCTTCTAAGAGGGACAAAATATGGGACAAGGATGCTGCCATGTGCAGTATTATTGATGAAATTGCTTAA